One genomic window of Mercenaria mercenaria strain notata chromosome 2, MADL_Memer_1, whole genome shotgun sequence includes the following:
- the LOC128555332 gene encoding uncharacterized protein LOC128555332, which translates to MKSLLESVEDAEEEPLEKSELGPTNAYTQHGDGTQGVLYMLPDDEYFTRNIFEKYIYFLSTIQYFISTANHSQPFTGRWTLNRLRRSELTDLVYDLCIIPTGIYNTFRFRNLPNLDRMTSFSFKLYQTLGDSNFRRSWGWYDEPEGSFDVRNVQTQTENMSGYYFCSLEFIKDFLEAVIAVLSGYDELPYGTADLIFALVSQLITTVLTLWLLLEYTFTSLMNLYGVSFIIVLSYFLIFDQRHIFRRNFFSSATCIILCSWKFAIGLCKVYILRIMPLREYSHTLNSGIYLRCFVQILVQLFFNLCIIVNKFALHCF; encoded by the coding sequence ATGAAATCTTTACTAGAATCGGTTGAAGATGCTGAAGAAGAACCTTTGGAAAAGTCGGAACTTGGTCCTACCAATGCGTATACCCAACACGGTGACGGAACCCAAGGTGTTCTGTATATGTTACCTGATGATGAATACTTTACAAGAAATATCTTCGAGAAATACATTTACTTTTTAAgtacaatacaatattttatcTCTACGGCAAACCATAGTCAACCCTTCACGGGACGATGGACATTAAACAGGTTGCGACGTTCGGAACTGACCGACTTGGTGTATGATTTATGCATTATTCCTACTGGGATATATAATACATTCCGTTTCAGAAATCTGCCAAATCTAGATCGAATGACTTCATTTAGTTTTAAGTTATATCAAACGCTTGGAGACAGCAATTTCAGAAGAAGCTGGGGTTGGTATGACGAACCCGAAGGCAGCTTTGATGTGAGAAATGTACAAACACAGACCGAAAACATGTCTGGTTACTATTTCTGTTCATTGGAATTTATCAAAGATTTTCTAGAAGCAGTTATAGCTGTGCTGTCAGGTTACGATGAGCTCCCTTACGGAACAGCTGACCTTATTTTTGCTCTGGTATCTCAGTTAATTACTACAGTTTTGACATTGTGGCTCTTGCTTGAATATACCTTCACATCTTTGATGAATTTGTATGGTGTTTCATTCATTATTGTGCTGTCGTATTTCCTCATTTTTGATCAGAGACATATCTTCAGGCGCAATTTTTTCTCTTCAGCTACATGCATAATTCTATGTAGTTGGAAGTTTGCCATAGGCCTTTGCAAAGTCTATATTCTACGTATTATGCCTTTAAGAGAATATTCACACACTTTGAATTCTGGAATTTATTTAAGGTGTTTTGTCCAGATATTGGTGCAATTATTTTTCAACTTGTGTATAATAGTGAATAAGTTCGCTttgcattgtttttaa